Part of the Rhodospirillaceae bacterium genome, TTCGCTTAAGCTTTGGCTAACAGCCGCACCACTGACCAGAGAGACTTCGCGTTCGGCGGACCAGCCGCCCATGAGAACTGCAACATGGTGTGTCATGACTTGTCCTCTACCACGCCAACAACCGGCGCTTCCGGTCGGCCAATGCAGCGAATTTCCCACTCCAATTTATGGCCTGAGTTCTCGAACACCCGGCGGCGGACTTCTTCGCCTAAACCTTCCAGGTCTGCTGCCGTGGCGGTGCCCGTATTGATTAAAAAATTGCAGTGCTTGTTGGAGACCTGAGCACCGCCGCGGATCAATCCACGGCACCCAGCTTCGTCGATGAGTCGCCATGCCTTGGCCGATGGTGGGTTCTTGAAGGTGGAACCACCCGTTGGCGTGCGCATCGGTTGATTGAGTTCTCTCTCGTCGCGAATTTCATCCATGCGACGGGCGATTTCCGCGGTTATGCCTTGTTGCCCTCTCAGCAGGGCCGAGACAAAAATCCAGTCGTTTGGCACCTCGGAATGGCGATAGCTGAAGCCCAAATCATCATGGTTTAATTCGTGGATATTTCCGGCTGGATCAATGGCTTTGGCACTGATTGTAATGTCAGCCATCTCCGCACCGAAGGCACCGCCATTCATGCGAAGTGCACCGCCAATCGTTCCCGGGATACCGCTTAGGAATTCTAATCCTGTGATGCCTGCGTTGCGGGCGACATTGGCAACATTAACATCACTCGCACCTGCCCCGGCCAAAACATCCAAGTCGTTGCTGGTCACCTTCGCAAATTCGCGGCCAAGGCGCACAACGATTCCAGGGATGCCACCGTCCCGGATCAATAAGTTTGACCCGATGCCTAGAATGGTTAGCGCAACATCCTCCGGCTTGCTTGCTAGAAAACCAGCCAAATCAACTTTATCGGCAGGTTTGTATAAAACTTCGGCCGGGCCACCAACGCGGAACCACGTCGATTTATTCAAGGGCGCGTTCGCGGTATAGCTGCCCCGAACCGTCGGCAAGCGTTCGATCAGATGAGATGTGCTGAACCCGGTTACCATCATCCTGCTGCCCCCGAATTGGTAGCATTATCGTTGCTGGACCCGCGCAACCGTCCGATTTCCTTAGGTAGTGCATTGGCCCACTGGGTAATGTTGCCGGCACCCAAACAGATGATCATGTCACCTGGTTGTGCCAACGTGCCGACGATCCCTGCCAAGCCTTCAGGTTTCTCTAAGGGTAGGACCGAACGATGACCTCGAGTCCGTAACCCCTCGACCAAAGAATCCCGATCAAATCCTGGAATAGCATCTTCGCCAGCAGCATAGACATCCGCCACAACGACCACATCCGCATCGTTGAAGCAGCTGCAAAATTCTTCGAACAGATCGCGTAGACGGGTGTACCTATGTGGCTGCACCACGGCGATGACTTGTCCGTCGGTCGCCGTTCGTGCTGCACCCAGGACCGCGGCAATTTCAACAGGGTGGTGGCCGTAGTCATCGATGATGGTGACGCCGTCCACTTCGCCGGTTTTAGTAAAGCGCCGTTTTACGCCCTCGAATTTGGCCATACCACGACGAATGATGTCGTCATCAACTTGCATCTGGGTGGCAATGGTGACAGCGGCCAAGGCGTTCTGAACATTGTGAACCCCGTGCATGGGAAGGCTGAGGGCTTCCATGGTCCGAGTTGTATCCGCCTTACGATCGGTGATGGTCACGTCGAACCTAACGCCACTGGGGTCAGAGTCCATATTGACGGCTCTCACATCCGCCTGCGGACTGAATCCATAAGTCACAACACGCCGGTCTGAAACCCGCGGGATCATCGCCTGGACTTCTGCGTGGTCGATGCAAAGGGCGGCGAACCCGTAAAAGGGAATGTTCTCAACGAACGCATCAAACGCGTCCCGCAGTGCATCAAACGAGCCGTAGTGATCCAAGTGTTCAGGGTCCATATTTGTTACAACAGCGATTGTCGCCGGCAGCTTTAAGAAGGTGCCGTCAGACTCGTCGGCTTCCGCCACCATCCATTCACCATCCCCCAACCGCGCATTCGTGCCCCAGGCATTGATGATGCCGCCATTGATGACCGTCGGGTCCAGGTCCGCCGCATCCAGTAACGCCGCGATCAGTGATGTCGTGGTGGTTTTTCCGTGCGTGCCGCCAACTGCAATCGACCACTTAAGCCGCATTAACTCACCCAGCATTTCGGCGCGCCGAACCACGGGGATCAAACGCTTGCGGGCTTCTGAAACTTCGGGGTTGTCTGATTTTACCGCCGTTGAAACGACGACGACCTGGGCTTCGCCTAAGTTGCCGGCATCGTGACCAACGGCGACCGGAATTCCCATGTCGCGCAAACGTTGAACGTTGGCATTGTCGCTGATGTCGCTGCCTTGAACTGTGTAACCGAGGTTATGCAGCACCTCTGCAATGCCGCTCATACCGATGCCACCGATACCAATAAAATGAAGCGTGCCAATGTTGAGGGGGAGGGCTCTCATGCTGCCTGCCTCCGCATCTCATTTCCGCCATTGCCGGGCAATAGCCCTAAAACCGTATCGGCTAATTGATGTGCCGCATCCGCACGTCCTGCAGTTTTTGCGCAAGAGGCTGCCTTCTCCAGGGCTGCGGGCATGGAGAATAGTTCGCTCAAACGTGCCGCCAAAGTTTCCGGTGTAAAGGCGTCCTCCGGGATCAGCCAGCCGCCGCCGACTTCATCCACCGCATGAGCATTCTCAGATTGGTGATCGTCAATTGCGTGAGGATAGGGAACAAGAATGGAAGGCCGTCCAACCGTGATGGCTTCAGCAACCGTGGAGGCCCCTGAACGACCAATCAATAAATGTGTGGCGGCGAGGCGTTCTGGAATATCATCAAAGAACGAATCCACGTCTGCACTCACGCCCATGATTTCATAAACGGCACGGGTGCGCTCGACATCTTCGGTTCGACATTGCTGTGTCACGCGCAAACGCCGACGAAGATCATCAGACAATTGGCCCAAGGCTTCCGGCAAGACATCACTCAAGACCCGAGCCCCTTGGCTGCCACCCATGATCAACAGGTTAATTTCGCGGGTCGAATTTAAATCGGGATACTTGGTATCGTGCATAGCTAGGATGGTTGGACGCACGGGCATACCTGTATGAACGACCTTATCCAGTGCTTCACCGGGAATACTCTTCGTGGATTTAAAGGATGTTGCGATCCTGGCAACCCGGGACGCGAGCAACCTATTGGCCCGACCGAGCACTGCATTTTGCTCATGAAGAACCGTCGGGAACTTCGCTAAAGTCGCCGCGACCATTGTCGGCACGGAAGCATATCCGCCGAACCCGACAACTGCGGCAGGGCGTAGTCTTTTGAGCAAGCTTCTCGCCTGTAAGGTTCCGATCCCCAATTCAATGAGCGACCGTATTTTCGCGATGGGTCCCTTACCGGCGATACCGCCGGCTAAGATGCGATGGGTTTCGATCTCGCCTAATGATCCGCCATAGGCGTCCCCGCGACGATCAGTTACGAGTGCCAACCGGCACCCTCGGCTCGACAATTCAGACGCCAGTGAATCGGCCGGGAACACATGTCCGCCGGTACCGCCGGCAGCGAGCACGATCAGGGGGGCGTCAAATGTCGTCATTGACGCTCCCCCCAATCACCGGGCCGTTCGCGTGTTAGTGCCAAAACCATGCCCATGCCGTAGGCCAGCGCGATGGTTGATGATCCACCGTATGAAATGAACGGCAACGTCATGCCTTTGGGCGGAATGAGATGAATGGCCGAGGCCATGTTGATCATGGCTTGCAATCCGAACTGCACCAGCAACCCGGCCACAACCAAAAGAACAAACAGATCCTTGCCTTTGAACACACGAGAGAATCCCCGCACGATGATAAAGACAAATAGGGCGACAATAATCAGACATGCGATCAAGCCGAATTCTTCCCCGGCGACAGCAAATATAAAGTCTGCATGGGCATCAGGAAGAACTTCCTTCACCCGTCCTTCGCCCGGACCACGTCCGAACAAGCCGCCATTGCGGAAGGCTTCCAGGCCGCGCATGACTTGGTAGTTCTCGCCAATTGCCGGATCCAAGAACCGGTCGATACGAGACTGCACATGGCTGAAGGTGAAGTAAGCCCCAACGCCGCACGCCAAAAAGAAAACACCGATTGCGCCGACCAAAAGCAGTGGTAACCCGGCCAGGAAAAACTGCACGCCCCACACCGCTGCGATGACCATGGTCATGCCGACATCCGGCTGCAAGAGAAGCATCGCGGAAACCAAACCAAACAATATAATCGCAATCGCATTCCCAGCGCGGTTTTCACCCAACCTATGCATGGAAAATAACCACGCGGAAACCACCGCAAGGCTAGGCTTGATAAATTCAGACGGCTGCAGGGAAAGCCCAGCAAAATGCAGCCAGCGCGTTGCCCCCTTGATCTCAGCGCCAAAATACAAGGTCAGCGCCGTCAGGGCCATTGATACACCAAGGCAGACAACAGCGACCCGCCGAACACCTCTGGGCGACATCAGCGACACCGCCGACATCAATAAAACGGCAACGACCAAAAATACAAACTGACGACGGGCGAAATAGAATGTGTCGAGTCCGATCCTTTCCGCGACCGGTGGCGACGCCGCCATGGTCATGACTGCACCCACTGCCGCCAAGCTAAACAAGGCAAGCAAAGCCCAACGGTCCACCGTCCACCACCAGCGGCCAAGTAAGCTTGTATCTGTGCGGGCGAAGGTGCTCACCTCAGGGCGCCTCCTTCAGAATTATGTTGGCCGGGCAAACCCTGGACCAGTGCTTTGAATACATCGCCCCGTTGTTCAAAGTTATCAAACTGATCAAATGACGCACACGCCGGAGATAACAGAACGACACAACCGCCTGATTTATCTTCTTGGGCGCGTTGATGCGCTTGCTCAACGGCCTTTGCTAAGGTGTCTGATTTGGTAACCGGAACTCGGTCTGCCAGCACAGCAGCGAAGGCGTCTTGTGCTTCACCGATTAAGAAGGCATGCACCACTTTGTTCAGGTAAGGCGTGACAGGATCAAGGCCACCTTCTTTGGATTGTCCACCGGCGATCCAGCAAATCGCTTCGTAGCATCCCAATGCCCGGGCTGCTGCGTCAGCGTTGGTTGCCTTGCTGTCGTTGATGTAGGCCACGCCGTCAATGACTTCGACGCGTTCCTGACGATGGGCCAAGCCGGGATAGGTTTTGATGGCATCGGAAATTTCCTGCCAATCCAAGCCCGCTGATCTGGTCACTGCATAAGCAGCTGCGGCATTTTGTGCATTGTGGGTCCCCGGCAAAGCTGGCGCATCCGATAAATCTAAAACCGGGCGCGGGTCGCCATCCAATGAATCAAACAAGACGCCATCCATAGCGAAGACGCCTTTTTCCACCGCGCGCGTACCTGAGATGGGGATGGCCCGACCCCGTCGATCCGCACGTAGGGTTTCAAAAATTTCCCGTGAATGGTCGTCGTCTATTCCAATAATCATGGTTGAGTCAGCAGTTTGATTTCGGAACATTGATTTCTTGGCTTCGACATACCCGTCCATGCCGCCATGCCGTCCCAGATGGTCCGGGCTAATGTTCAAAAGTACACTGAAATCGCACGAGATAGACGGCGTTAAATCTAATTGATACGACGACATCTCCAGCACATAAATGCCGCCGTCGCCCATAGGAAGAAGCTCCAGAACAGGTGTCCCTAAATTTCCACCGACTTGAATGGTGCGACCGGCAACTTGCAAAACATGCGCGATCAACGAAGTCGTCGTTGACTTGCCATTGGTGCCCGTAATGCCGACGTAGGCGGCGTCTGGTTGGCTTCCCATCAAAAGCTCCATATCGCCAATAATCGGGCAACCCGCGGCCTTGGCGCGGTCGGCAATTGGGTGAGGACTTGGATAGGTGTGAGGAATTCCGGGGCTCATGATCAGCGCTGACATTTTGCGCCAGTTTGCGCTTGCCGGGTCGCGAACAGGTATTCCAACCGCTTCGGCTTCAGCGCGGGCATTCGCATTGTCGTCCCAAGCCCAAACATCGGCGTCCGATTCCATCATCGCGCGCGCAGCGGCTAGGCCACTGAGGCCTAGGCCTAAAACAACAATCGATTTTTCTGCGTACCCTGGAATGTGAATCATTATTTCAACTTTCCTATCTGAGCTTCAGCGTGGAGAGGCCGATCAGCGCCAAGATCGCGGCGATAATCCAAAATCGGATAACGATGGTCGGTTCGGACCAACCCTTCTGTTCGAAATGGTGATGCAACGGCGCCATGCGAAAGACGCGCTTGCCGGTCAGCTTGAACGACGCAACCTGGACAATGACCGAAACTGTTTCCAATACGAACAAGCCGCCAACAATGGCCAGCACCAATTCGTGCTTTGTAATCACGGCGATGGTCCCAAGTGCACCGCCAAGTGCCAACGATCCTGTATCGCCCATAAACACCTTCGCAGGCGGCGCGTTGAACCATAGGAACCCCAAGCTTCCGCCAACCAAAGCACCACAAAAAACGGCGAGCTCGCCGGTTCCGGGAACATGATGAATTTGCAAGTATCCAGAAAATACGGCGTTGCCGACCAAGTACGCGATCAAGGCAAAAACGCCGGTCGCGATCATCACCGGCACAATGGCAAGACCATCCAATCCATCTGTTAAATTCACGGAATTGGACGATCCAACCATGACGAACACGGCCATGATTGGGAATATCCAGCCAAGCTCAATCAGGAGGTTTTTAAAGAATGGCACCGCAATGGTGGAGTTCAAGGGCTCCGGCAACAGATGGATAATCCACATCGTCGCCGATAGGGCCACCACGGTCTGAAGCACTAATTTTAGTTTACCCGGCAAGCCGCCACTTTTACGGCGACTGACCTTAATATAGTCATCAATAAAACCAATCGCGCCATAACCGATGGTCACGCCCAAGGCGGCCCAGACATAGCCGTTGGTCAAATCTGCCCATAATAGGGTCGCCACGGTCAGCGCCAGCAAGATCATAAAGCCACCCATGGTGGGCGTGCCTTTTTTGGTCAGCAAGTGACTCTCAGGTCCGTCGTCGCGAATGGGTTGCCCGCCGCTTTGGCGACTGGCCAACATGCGGATCAGGAACGGCCCGATCAAAAAGCTGAGGATCAACGCCGTCATAACAGCACCACCCGTGCGGAAGGTGATGTAACGGAAAACGTTGAACACCGAAATCTGATCGGCCAGGGGATAAAGGAAATTATACAGCATCGCCTCAGCCCCCGTTCACAACTAAGGGGGCGTCGCCCACGTTGGTATTGTCCATGTTCGCATCCAGGGCCAAGAGTGCCTGAACAACCGCATTCATTTTGCTGCCAGCGGACCCCTTGACCGAAACCGCGTCACCGGCCCGAACAGCAGACCGAACAACCGGCACCAATAATTCTGAATTGCCCGCGTGGCCGCCTTGCATTTCGTCGGGTAAAACGTCCGCAAGTGAAGCCATGTCAGTGCCTGCCGTAAACACCAAATCAATTTTGTTTTCGCTCAACGGTAGGGCGAGGGCTTGGTGCCGTTGAACCGAGTCCGCGCCCAGTTCCAGCATGTCCCCTAAGACCGCAATGCGACGACCGTTTGCCCCGACGCCAACCCGACCAAGGACGGATAACGCCGCCGCTACTGAGACCGGGCTCGCATTGTAGCTATCGTCAATGAGGGTGAATTCGCCATTGGGAAGCTGGACTTTACAAGTCCGTCCCCGTCCCTTTGGCGCGCTCAAATTTTTGAGGACAGTTGCCGCCACCACTATATTTCCCCCGGCGGCGGCAACGCCCCCCAGTACTCCCAAGCTATTTGTCACCCAGTGTTGCCCAGGAATACTTATTCGATATTCAAATGTCTCATCCGCGAATTCTGCGGTGACGCGAGATGAGTCTGCATCGGCTTCAAAATTCAATGCCCTGAAGTCAGCCGCCGCGTCGGCACCGAACGAAATTATATTGTTAACGCCCATGGATTTTGCGCGGGCTGCCAAGTGCGCAAATTGAGAATTATCCCGGTTCAAGATGGCCACACCGCCGGGCTCAAGTCCTAAGAAGATTTCAGCTTTGGCATCGGCAATGTCTTCGATGCTATCGAAGTGTGCGCTGTGGACAGCTTCTATTGTAGTGATCAGTGCAACATGAGGACGTGCCAATTTTACCAGCGGCTCGATCTCACCCGGATGATTCATGCCCAATTCAAATACACCAAACTTTGCCGTGCGCGGCAGTCGTGCCAAGCTTAGCGGCAGACCCCAATGATTGTTTAGACTGCCTTCTGTGGCATAGGTTTCGCCCTGGGCTGAAAGCACTTCTTTCAGCACTTCTTTGGTGCCAGTTTTGCCGACACTGCCCGTCACCGCGATAATTTTTGCCGTGCTCCGAGCACGAGATGCGACGGCCAGGTCTTCCAACGCCTTTAGGGTATCCTCAACAATCAGCAGAGATGTTTCAGAGTCCAGTGCATTCGGCACTCGACTGACAACGGCTGCGACGGCACCCTTGGTCAGGGCATCGCCAACAAATTTGTGTCCATCAAAATTAGGGCCCTCAATGGCGACAAATAGATCACCTGGTTCCAGCGTCCGACTGTCGATAGATACGCCTGTGGCAACCCAGTCGTGCGTCGCCCGCCCGCTGGTTGCGGTCTCAGCTTCTGATGAAAGCCACAAAGCCACGGTCATGATCCAAGCTCCTTCAGCGCAGCTTCGGTCACATCGACATCGCTAAACGGTAGAACCCTATCGCCAACGATTTGATTTGTTTCATGGCCTTTGCCAGCAATGATCAGTAGATCATCTGCCTCAAGATCGGCAACAGCTGTGGAAATGGCTTCGGCGCGATCACCGATTTCCTGCGCCTGCGGACAGGCTTTTAGAACTTGGCCGCGAATTTCGCTGGGATCTTCGCTGCGAGGGTTGTCGTCGGTAACGATAATTTTGTTTGCCAATGCCTGAGCAACCCGTCCCATTTCTGGCCGCTTCCCGGTGTCTCGGTCGCCACCGCAACCAAAGACAACCGAAAGCTTGCCTTTGGTATGAGGACGAAGGGCACGGAGCACACTCGCCAAGGCCTCAGGTGTATGCGCGTAATCTACAAAAACGCTGGCCCGCTTTGGGTGTCCCTTAATTCTTTGTAACCTACCGGGAGCACCCTCCAGAGCACTCAAGGTTTGCAAAACAGCATGGATATCTTCACCGCCTGCGAGAACTAGACCCACTGCACACAAGACGTTTAATATTTGGAAGTTTCCGATCAGCGACAACGCCACGTCAGCACGCGTACCTTGGGCATTAATTTCCAGACTAAATCCCGTTTGCGTGGCAATGATGGACTCGCAATGTATATCTCCCTGGCCCAAGCCATAAGAAATGACCTTGTGGCCTCGGGTTAAACAGATTTTTGTCAGGGTCCGGAACTCCGGCGCATCGGCATTCAAAACCGCCGTACCGCCAGGGGCCATGACTTCAGAAAACAATCGCGCCTTCGCCGCCAAATATTCATCCATCGATTTGTGATAATCTAAATGATCGCGGGTCAGGTTGGTGAACCCGGCGGCCCCTATTTTAACGCCATCCAATCGGCACTGAGATAGACCATGGCTGGAAGCTTCGACAGCCAAGTGGCTCACGCCTTCTGCTGCAAGATCACGGATATCTTGGTGTAACCCTACCGGATCAGGAGTCGTTAAACTGCCCACAGTCTCGCGTTCAGGTGCCGAAATCCCGAGCGTCCCCATGCTAGCGGCAGACCGGCCTAAATTTGTCCAAATTTGCCGCGCCAGCGAAACAACAGACGTCTTACCATTCGTCCCGGTTACGGCGACAATGGTTTCAGGCTGAACGTCGAAGAAGCGTGCCGCCATCAACGCAAAGCGGCGGCGCGGATTATCATCGACTAATAGAGAGGTATCTTGGTGCTGTTTTTCCAGAACCGTACCTGACTGTGCCAGAATACAGACGGCACCCCGGCCCAAGGCTTCGTCGATAAAGTCCCGACCATCCGATTGAGTACCCGGCAAGGCGGCAAACAGGTAGCCGGGTTCGACCTCACGCGAATCGCAAGTCAAACCCGTGATATCCACATTCCTGTTGTCAGCCGTCCCCATTACGTCGCCACCATCTCCATTCCATAGTTCCTCAACGCGCACCGGTCCTCTCCACAGATTTCGTAGAGAAAGGCACAAAGGCCGCTTTGACCGGAGCCCGCCGCCGCTTGCTAATTTTGGGCTTACTGGTTTTAGGTTTATCGCCCTCTAGTACCGGGCGAATCCCAATCATAGGCGCGATCCGCTGGACCAGCTTGCCAATGGTCGGAGCCGCCACCCAGCCGCCTGTCGCGTAGTAATACGTGCTCTTATTGCCCTTTGGCTCATCGACCAGTACCAGCAACACATAGCGCGGCGCATCAATTGGGAAGGCCGCGACGAAAGACGAAATCAGCGCTTTTTCTCGGTAACCGCCGTTCCCCTGTTTCTCCGCCGTGCCGGTCTTGCCACCAATCTTGTAGCCGGGAACATTCGCTTTGCGGCCCGTGCCGCGGCTGACAACCAAGCGCATCAGGTTGCGCATTTGGCTGGAGGTCTTCTCGGAAAAAATTTGGTGGATAATTTCGCCCCCCGGTTTCGGCTTATCCCTTTTCAAAATCGTTGGCGGCCGGTAATAGCCGCCGTTCACGACTGTTGCGATGGCCGCAGCCATTTGCAGCGGTGTGACTGCAATGCCGTGGCCGTAGGAAATGGTCATGGTGTTGATATCGCGCCAGCGTGCGGGGGATAAGGGGGTCCCCACTTCTGGCAGTTCAACCGCTGATTGACGCAACATTCCAAGTTTTGCGAGGTACGCCTTCTGCGCCTTGCCGCCTAAATCCATGGCCATCTTGGCGGCACCAATGTTTGATGAATAAATCAGGATTTCCGGCACAGACAACCAACGGTTCTTACCGTGATAATCGGTAATGCGAAACCGAGCGATCCGAATAGGCTTGCGGGCATCATAGCGGTCCTGCAACGACACCTTTCC contains:
- a CDS encoding UDP-N-acetylmuramoyl-L-alanyl-D-glutamate--2,6-diaminopimelate ligase → MGTADNRNVDITGLTCDSREVEPGYLFAALPGTQSDGRDFIDEALGRGAVCILAQSGTVLEKQHQDTSLLVDDNPRRRFALMAARFFDVQPETIVAVTGTNGKTSVVSLARQIWTNLGRSAASMGTLGISAPERETVGSLTTPDPVGLHQDIRDLAAEGVSHLAVEASSHGLSQCRLDGVKIGAAGFTNLTRDHLDYHKSMDEYLAAKARLFSEVMAPGGTAVLNADAPEFRTLTKICLTRGHKVISYGLGQGDIHCESIIATQTGFSLEINAQGTRADVALSLIGNFQILNVLCAVGLVLAGGEDIHAVLQTLSALEGAPGRLQRIKGHPKRASVFVDYAHTPEALASVLRALRPHTKGKLSVVFGCGGDRDTGKRPEMGRVAQALANKIIVTDDNPRSEDPSEIRGQVLKACPQAQEIGDRAEAISTAVADLEADDLLIIAGKGHETNQIVGDRVLPFSDVDVTEAALKELGS
- a CDS encoding UDP-N-acetylmuramoylalanyl-D-glutamyl-2,6-diaminopimelate--D-alanyl-D-alanine ligase, which gives rise to MTVALWLSSEAETATSGRATHDWVATGVSIDSRTLEPGDLFVAIEGPNFDGHKFVGDALTKGAVAAVVSRVPNALDSETSLLIVEDTLKALEDLAVASRARSTAKIIAVTGSVGKTGTKEVLKEVLSAQGETYATEGSLNNHWGLPLSLARLPRTAKFGVFELGMNHPGEIEPLVKLARPHVALITTIEAVHSAHFDSIEDIADAKAEIFLGLEPGGVAILNRDNSQFAHLAARAKSMGVNNIISFGADAAADFRALNFEADADSSRVTAEFADETFEYRISIPGQHWVTNSLGVLGGVAAAGGNIVVAATVLKNLSAPKGRGRTCKVQLPNGEFTLIDDSYNASPVSVAAALSVLGRVGVGANGRRIAVLGDMLELGADSVQRHQALALPLSENKIDLVFTAGTDMASLADVLPDEMQGGHAGNSELLVPVVRSAVRAGDAVSVKGSAGSKMNAVVQALLALDANMDNTNVGDAPLVVNGG
- the murB gene encoding UDP-N-acetylmuramate dehydrogenase → MMVTGFSTSHLIERLPTVRGSYTANAPLNKSTWFRVGGPAEVLYKPADKVDLAGFLASKPEDVALTILGIGSNLLIRDGGIPGIVVRLGREFAKVTSNDLDVLAGAGASDVNVANVARNAGITGLEFLSGIPGTIGGALRMNGGAFGAEMADITISAKAIDPAGNIHELNHDDLGFSYRHSEVPNDWIFVSALLRGQQGITAEIARRMDEIRDERELNQPMRTPTGGSTFKNPPSAKAWRLIDEAGCRGLIRGGAQVSNKHCNFLINTGTATAADLEGLGEEVRRRVFENSGHKLEWEIRCIGRPEAPVVGVVEDKS
- a CDS encoding penicillin-binding protein 2, encoding MSEENTVLTHEDPPRVHFEGSKKSAMETGRNRLLVTGMVVLLAFTVVGGRLITLATSSPDADKKFARATAKPNVAGRGEIVDRRGVILAASLPIASLYANPQGILDADEAADKLTEILPDLSREELLVKLRGKGQFVWLRRNLTPQQVYDINALGIPGVAFADGERRVFPHGRVASHLLGMTDVDGKGIAGVERYFDDALRNDGRRVQLSIDLRIQAILHQELTSVVARFNALGAAGVILDAETGEVTAMVSLPDYNPNDAGTLQGEAGFNRVTKGVYEMGSTFKLLTAAMALDSGKVSLQDRYDARKPIRIARFRITDYHGKNRWLSVPEILIYSSNIGAAKMAMDLGGKAQKAYLAKLGMLRQSAVELPEVGTPLSPARWRDINTMTISYGHGIAVTPLQMAAAIATVVNGGYYRPPTILKRDKPKPGGEIIHQIFSEKTSSQMRNLMRLVVSRGTGRKANVPGYKIGGKTGTAEKQGNGGYREKALISSFVAAFPIDAPRYVLLVLVDEPKGNKSTYYYATGGWVAAPTIGKLVQRIAPMIGIRPVLEGDKPKTSKPKISKRRRAPVKAAFVPFSTKSVERTGAR
- the murG gene encoding undecaprenyldiphospho-muramoylpentapeptide beta-N-acetylglucosaminyltransferase; translated protein: MTTFDAPLIVLAAGGTGGHVFPADSLASELSSRGCRLALVTDRRGDAYGGSLGEIETHRILAGGIAGKGPIAKIRSLIELGIGTLQARSLLKRLRPAAVVGFGGYASVPTMVAATLAKFPTVLHEQNAVLGRANRLLASRVARIATSFKSTKSIPGEALDKVVHTGMPVRPTILAMHDTKYPDLNSTREINLLIMGGSQGARVLSDVLPEALGQLSDDLRRRLRVTQQCRTEDVERTRAVYEIMGVSADVDSFFDDIPERLAATHLLIGRSGASTVAEAITVGRPSILVPYPHAIDDHQSENAHAVDEVGGGWLIPEDAFTPETLAARLSELFSMPAALEKAASCAKTAGRADAAHQLADTVLGLLPGNGGNEMRRQAA
- a CDS encoding UDP-N-acetylmuramoyl-L-alanine--D-glutamate ligase, producing MIHIPGYAEKSIVVLGLGLSGLAAARAMMESDADVWAWDDNANARAEAEAVGIPVRDPASANWRKMSALIMSPGIPHTYPSPHPIADRAKAAGCPIIGDMELLMGSQPDAAYVGITGTNGKSTTTSLIAHVLQVAGRTIQVGGNLGTPVLELLPMGDGGIYVLEMSSYQLDLTPSISCDFSVLLNISPDHLGRHGGMDGYVEAKKSMFRNQTADSTMIIGIDDDHSREIFETLRADRRGRAIPISGTRAVEKGVFAMDGVLFDSLDGDPRPVLDLSDAPALPGTHNAQNAAAAYAVTRSAGLDWQEISDAIKTYPGLAHRQERVEVIDGVAYINDSKATNADAAARALGCYEAICWIAGGQSKEGGLDPVTPYLNKVVHAFLIGEAQDAFAAVLADRVPVTKSDTLAKAVEQAHQRAQEDKSGGCVVLLSPACASFDQFDNFEQRGDVFKALVQGLPGQHNSEGGALR
- a CDS encoding phospho-N-acetylmuramoyl-pentapeptide-transferase; amino-acid sequence: MLYNFLYPLADQISVFNVFRYITFRTGGAVMTALILSFLIGPFLIRMLASRQSGGQPIRDDGPESHLLTKKGTPTMGGFMILLALTVATLLWADLTNGYVWAALGVTIGYGAIGFIDDYIKVSRRKSGGLPGKLKLVLQTVVALSATMWIIHLLPEPLNSTIAVPFFKNLLIELGWIFPIMAVFVMVGSSNSVNLTDGLDGLAIVPVMIATGVFALIAYLVGNAVFSGYLQIHHVPGTGELAVFCGALVGGSLGFLWFNAPPAKVFMGDTGSLALGGALGTIAVITKHELVLAIVGGLFVLETVSVIVQVASFKLTGKRVFRMAPLHHHFEQKGWSEPTIVIRFWIIAAILALIGLSTLKLR
- a CDS encoding cell division protein FtsW; this translates as MSTFARTDTSLLGRWWWTVDRWALLALFSLAAVGAVMTMAASPPVAERIGLDTFYFARRQFVFLVVAVLLMSAVSLMSPRGVRRVAVVCLGVSMALTALTLYFGAEIKGATRWLHFAGLSLQPSEFIKPSLAVVSAWLFSMHRLGENRAGNAIAIILFGLVSAMLLLQPDVGMTMVIAAVWGVQFFLAGLPLLLVGAIGVFFLACGVGAYFTFSHVQSRIDRFLDPAIGENYQVMRGLEAFRNGGLFGRGPGEGRVKEVLPDAHADFIFAVAGEEFGLIACLIIVALFVFIIVRGFSRVFKGKDLFVLLVVAGLLVQFGLQAMINMASAIHLIPPKGMTLPFISYGGSSTIALAYGMGMVLALTRERPGDWGERQ
- a CDS encoding UDP-N-acetylmuramate--L-alanine ligase, which gives rise to MRALPLNIGTLHFIGIGGIGMSGIAEVLHNLGYTVQGSDISDNANVQRLRDMGIPVAVGHDAGNLGEAQVVVVSTAVKSDNPEVSEARKRLIPVVRRAEMLGELMRLKWSIAVGGTHGKTTTTSLIAALLDAADLDPTVINGGIINAWGTNARLGDGEWMVAEADESDGTFLKLPATIAVVTNMDPEHLDHYGSFDALRDAFDAFVENIPFYGFAALCIDHAEVQAMIPRVSDRRVVTYGFSPQADVRAVNMDSDPSGVRFDVTITDRKADTTRTMEALSLPMHGVHNVQNALAAVTIATQMQVDDDIIRRGMAKFEGVKRRFTKTGEVDGVTIIDDYGHHPVEIAAVLGAARTATDGQVIAVVQPHRYTRLRDLFEEFCSCFNDADVVVVADVYAAGEDAIPGFDRDSLVEGLRTRGHRSVLPLEKPEGLAGIVGTLAQPGDMIICLGAGNITQWANALPKEIGRLRGSSNDNATNSGAAG